ATGTGAAACATCTTGTGCCTTTTATTAGTGATTCCTTTGatgataaaaattttaaaaatgaattcttTTTATTCTAAGGAGAATGATGCGGTCAAGGATCAAGCAATTcgttttttttggaagaaataTGATCTAATGGCTAATCGGTAAATTCTATCAAATTGTGAAGTatcattttttgtgattttggaCCCTATACTGCATGAAAATGGGACCTAAATATTTGGGAAATTTACATGGAAGTTCACATTTGAAAAAGAGAAAGTTACATGTAAGTTCACATTTGAAAaactatctataattatatcaagTCCTAATTTTGgtttatgtcaaactagtaaaatcagtagttttaatatagtttaaagattggaatttataaattagaagtctataatATATGCGAATTACATAGAATGGTTGAAATGTAATTATTCGACAAGTATGTAGCAAAAAGATTATTGATAGGAAAAGAATCAAAGGTTATAGAGAGCCCTGATGCCTTGAATATCATCAGAATGTAAACCCTTTGTGAGTCCAGAAGCAATAGAAGGATACATAATAGCAGCTTTAACAGAGCTATGTCCAAGTCCAAGAAGATGTCCAATTTCATGAACTGCTACTGTCTCTAAATCAAAAGAACCTTGTCTTGCACCTACTGACCATTTTTCATCTCCATCATAATGAAACCTTCCATCTTCCGGTGCAAATGCATGAGCTAAAACTCCTCCATTACCATCAAAAGCCGCCCCATCTCCATGATTTCCACTGTGAAAACCCACAGTGATATCTCCAGTTGTATAATCTTCTACTCTCTCAAAACTGAAATGTGTGTTAGCTTCCCATGTTCTGAATGCCCTCCCTACTGCTTCCATTGCTTCTACTCGTGTTCTTGGAAGAAACCCGTATCTCAGATGATACTTATTTGCTGACCATTTAGGGTTTCCTGGGAAGAAAGCATAATGAGATACTGTATGGAATTTTGATGTTGAGTTATGATGATGCCTCTTCTTCCCGGATTCCATCCTTGTTGTGTTGTTTATTATATCTGCTACTCCGCATCTAGGCACCATCATCTGAGACACCGTTTCTGAGTCTAATGTTCCGGTGGTCTTCAAATGGTAATTGAGCTGGTAGGTTTTGATTGCAGACTCTAATTCATCATCAAAATCATCATCATTACCAAGAGACTTGTTTTGATAGGTTAAGTAACCAAAATGTTGAAGGTAATTTTTCAAATCATGAACTTGTTTCACCTTATCTCCCTTATGACATCCTTGGAGATGTTTTAGGAAATCAAatgctgatgatgatgatttcTTATGGTTTTTTGAGTTTGCTAAAGCTGTGTTGCAGTGTAGGGATATGAACATCAGAAGAATCAAAGCAATAACTGAACATAGGGAAAAAGCTTGAGATGCCATGTTTGGTTAAGTACTTGGTTTGGTTATTATTTGGTTAATCCTGAAGACTATTTATAGAGTTTTTTAGTAAGTAAATTTTGTTTTAAGTATGGAAATAAACTAGAAATGAGTATGAAGACCAATTATGAAACCGTAGTACAAGTTTGATAGACTTGCTAATGTGAAGGAGGGACTCAAACAATTAAGATTCTTATAGACTTATTTTATAATCAATTCCACTTACCAATTCAAAAGTGATGAGGACCATCTTTTAATGTTTCATCACGAAATCAAGAATTGATGTGATTActtatttatgtattaatgaGCCAATAGCAAATGTCCTAATACATACTAATAGGACAGTTAAAGATTAATCGGGAATTAATcagatttatattttaataatagatGAAAACTTAAGCATGCAGACGGAATAAATGTTGTTAACCATCTCTAAGAAATTGCCTCGAAGCAAGGAAAGGATGTGAAAagaaaatttgaacaagttcactttaggaagaaaaataattatatatgcacGTGTAAAATATTTTGGTTGGATAAGATTTCAAAAAATAATTAGAATTTGCTATGGAGGTTTATTAAGGGAGGTcccaaataataatttaaaagttGAGATAAAATTCTACCCCACATCAGAAGTTCAGGACGGacaaataattaagataaatgTTATATAAATAGTTACGGCATCCAACAGAGACTGCATGGACAGTGGGAGGTGCTCCACAATTAGTAATATAGTATTGTGCACATGTAATAATTATGTGCATGAGAAATATTTGTTAAACCAGAGTCACACCGGTTACTGGTTGGATCACCGGTTTCCGGTCTGACTCTTATCCGGTTTGTTGCAGATGCAACAAACCAGTCCAACTTGGATCAGAATCCTTACCGGTTCCTGGTTTAACCGGTTGAACCGGCAGATCCGGTCCGAGTTTTATAACATTGAAAAATAGGATTTATCGTGAGATAGGTAGTGTTGAAGCACATTTCCACattgattttgattatgataaaaatattaaacGAAATTTATAACtccataattaataacacattaaatttaaatgttgatttatttgtactaatgtgtGTGTGTTGATAAAttaagggtcaaatacatgaatatcataattaagtacaaaattacaactaagtcatatcactaaacttaattcttaatgtgtcattattttgtatatattatgattttacattataatttaaaaattctataccccaattcataaaccataaaccttagaaaatatattctagacttctaatttataaggGTCAAATagatgaatatcataattaaatataaaattacaactaagtcatatcactaaacttaattcttaatgtttcattattttgtatatattatgattttacattataatttaaaaattctatacctcaattcataaatcataaacatacTAATCGAAATAGGCTATggattagtttttattattattattattattattttcttttgtttcagTGGAATTGATTATAAATTAGTAATTGGTCTTgaaccaaaaatataatttagttTACTCCATGGCTATGAAGACTAGAAATGAAGTGTGGACTTCCACATCAACTTTTGGCTGCATTTGTTTGTCATAAAATAGTCTTCATCTAAGTCTAAATTTTGTAAACTATATGCATCTTTTTCTTAGAGATAATTAACATgattttgtctttgtttttttttttttttgtatggaaTTATTAACTATATTAAATGTATAATTACTACTAATTCATTAATTACTAGTATATTCAGATTATTTGGTATGAGAATAATAGGGTACACCTTTGATGAATCATCTCAATCAAAATTTACTGTGTAAGAATGATACAGATAGTAGTCCAACTAGAGAGTTTTGATCTTAAACATAAGAGTTTCTTGTCAAGCCTAGTATGAAGGAGTTAATCTTAGGGGGTGTTttgttgctcattttcatgcttctttttgccttttcacttcaaaagggagagttttaggtgtttggttagtgacctcctgtttgacttttacatctgaaaagcagcattgggtgtttggttagtgatctcctgtttgccttttacaccgaaaagcagccttttccAAAAGCAAAGAAtatctgctttttggaaaaacagcttTTTCCATCAGCAAACatcaaaccgtaacagcaacaacACACAATAACAGCAAACCTTaatagcaaacagcaaaccgtaacaacatTCAGAACACAGCAACATcaaacagtagataaaacaaacgggcccttaaAGAACAAGATGAACAAGTTCCAACTAGgttaatttcataaaaaatacCTTTCAATACAAATAAGGATGCTTACATACCTCTCCTAATGTGAAGCAAAGACCTAAATGCCCAACTAGGGTTACAAATCAATACAGAAAGGATAGGGGTAAGCAGGTGCGTGTATACATGGAGGGGCCGAGGGAGAATTAATcagatttatattttaataattgatGGAAACTTAAGCGTCATAGCGTCATGTTAACGATCTCTAAGAAATTGCCCCGAAGCAAGGAAAAAATGCATATTGTGAGAGCAAACGAAATTTAGACTTGGACCAATTATGACAAACATATATGCAGCCAAAGGTTGAAGTCCTCCCTTCATCTCCAGTCTTCCTAGCCATGGAGTaaacaaaattatatttttggtttaGGACCAAATACTAATTTATAATCAATTCCACTAAtaatacaaaagaaaataataataataataatataagaagaagaaaactaaTTCCAAGCCTATTTCAATCAGTATGTTTACCAATTCAAAAGTGATGAGAACCAACTTTTAATGTTTCATTCACCAAATCAAGAATTGatgtttgatcaattaattacttATTTGTGAATTAATGAGCCAATAGCGAAATCAGGCCACAAAAAAATCTAAAGAAAGTTGTCGGTAAAGATAACGACGCAATTAAAGTATTGTATTGATTAAAGTGGTATCTATACacagtggcggatccaggatttgagggaggggtcaaaactctatgtaaaaattttttagactaatgtttgtagccaagagcaaaaataccctttacgttttgggtcaggagcaagtTTACCCTagcgtctaaaattgtgcaattttacccctaatgtttgtagccaagagcaattttacccctaacgttgataaattggatcaatttcagacactattataacatacacttatttttttctttattttgcaccaattgcatatcaatttgttcttaaaaaaaggatataatgttttttgtaatttaataataaaattggagattaatatttataaattcagtgaattttttgatttttttttgtctaattcgtacaaaagacagtacatttttaatatttttttcttatttttttcacatcccaacatatgtttgtgatttgttactgataaaataacgcatttgtgaagtgtagatgataagattcatgaccaagaagacagtttgatgaattatttctcaaattgaccaaatttatcaacgttagaggtaaaactacttttggcttccaacattagggataaaattgcaccattttaaacgttagggataaaattgttcctaacctaaaatgttaggggtatttttgcactttaactaTTCTTTTTgggctaattttttttttaagggatgaaggggggggggggggggg
The sequence above is drawn from the Euphorbia lathyris chromosome 6, ddEupLath1.1, whole genome shotgun sequence genome and encodes:
- the LOC136233179 gene encoding metalloendoproteinase 3-MMP-like — protein: MASQAFSLCSVIALILLMFISLHCNTALANSKNHKKSSSSAFDFLKHLQGCHKGDKVKQVHDLKNYLQHFGYLTYQNKSLGNDDDFDDELESAIKTYQLNYHLKTTGTLDSETVSQMMVPRCGVADIINNTTRMESGKKRHHHNSTSKFHTVSHYAFFPGNPKWSANKYHLRYGFLPRTRVEAMEAVGRAFRTWEANTHFSFERVEDYTTGDITVGFHSGNHGDGAAFDGNGGVLAHAFAPEDGRFHYDGDEKWSVGARQGSFDLETVAVHEIGHLLGLGHSSVKAAIMYPSIASGLTKGLHSDDIQGIRALYNL